GTTGACTGGAACAAACtttttgaaactctgaaggtaacAGAGAGTAAAAAATTATCTACAACTTGGGAAACCAAACTGCAATTATGAGTCCACAGACATGACAGAGAAAGTAGTTGAGAATGGAGTAAGACAGAATTAAAGTGACTCACTGATGTTACATAATATATTGACAGAGAAACCAGCAAAACaaaaaaggagaaatttggaaaggggattaaaggtcaggaagaagaaataaaaacttttgagcttTAACAATAGCACTGTAATTCTGTGAGATACACCTagcaaagaacttagaagagcagctgaacggaatggatagtgttttcaaAGGAGGTTTTAAGttcaacatcaacaacaataaaacaagggtaatggattgGAGACAGATGAAGTCAGGTGACACTGATAAAGAgtaagattaggaaataagactctaaaagtagtagatgactttggatatctgggcagcaaaataactggcaatggctcaagtagagaggatataaaatgcagactggcattaGCAAGAAAAGTGCTTCTGAGAAAGTGAAATTTGTTAGCactgaatataaaaattaaatgttaGAAATTCTGTCTAAACATATTTAATGGAATAtaaccttgtacagaagtgaactgTGTACAATAAACAGCACAGACAAGAGGAGAAtgaagcttctgaaatgtagtgAAGTACAAGAATAAAGACAGTTACACGGATAAATCATATACCAAGGTACTGTATCGAACTGGGTAAaaaaagatatttgtggcacaactgaacTCAAGAAAGGATCATTTGATAGGACACTTCCTGAAGCTTCAAGGAACCCAATGCTTGAGTACAGTGTGCAGGTTCAGATGGATGAAGCCTGCAGTAGCTGTGTAGCTATGAAGAGGCATGTACAGGATTCAAGCAGCAGGAGGGGCTACattaaatcagtctttggactaacgacaacaacaactacttAGGCCATTGTTTCTGTACACCATAAAATTGTATCtgcaaaattaaaatattgtgacaTCCCTGAAATGGGAGTCTTTCTTCCACAACAATCACACTGTACCACAAAATTACGCTCAAAATGGGGAAACACGAATCACTCGCATATCATTATTGGATCCCACCTTGCATAAATTACTataaatttactttaaatttttgttcAGAAACTAATGTTTGCCAATGACAGGAGCACACTTAATTGTCAGAAAGAAGCCAGACAATGGCTGGACAGACCTACAGGTTCACAAAAATTAATATAAcacaattttaaacaaataaagtcatCCACTGGTGCCATAAATGTGCATTAATGGTCATACACTAAATGAAACACTATTATATTGGTTCGGCTGGATAACATGCTAAAATGGTGCCAACATACTGACAAACTAATTGAGGAACTAAGTTTAGCAGTTTTGTAGCTACAAGTAGACAGACCTCTTTGTGTTCACCTGAAATTCCTTGTTTTCTCACATAATTATATTGTGCCACAATTCGGCTTcagtaaataaaacattattttagctACAGAAAGCAGTAAGAATACTGTGTGAAAAAGGAAACTACAAATCTTGCTAAAAGATCTTTTGAGCTCTCACACTAATTTATTCCTTAATAATATATGCTGCTAGTGATAAGATTATTTTGGTTTAATTGCACTTTATACAACCACAACTCGGACACTTCCATGTATACTTTACCTATTTCACTCTTTTGTTAATGTACAACTTGATTCATTTCACATTGCTGGAAGTTCTACTTCATAATGGGACCACTGGGTAGTGACAACTCTACTGATGAATCCATCAGTCATCAAGACACAATCTAGACTAGAATGCAAGAAGAATTAATTTCCATAGCTACCAATATAGGCGAATTTTTACCACAGAGATATTTCCTTGGGAATTTCATCTTCCAGAAGTTCCTGTCACTACCGTCAGCTGTGAAGGAAACATTAATTTCTGACatcatataaattaaaaattacgtaTTGCAATTCCCACAAAagtatacagcaaataattgaaggaTCATCAACCGACACATTTAAAAGGGGAACATTCAACAGTACTGAAAGACAATAACATCCAGTAAAGCCACTTTGAACAAATATCAGGACGCCAGTAAATCACAGATGTAGATTGCCTATTTGGAAATACCAGTGCAGAAATTTCCAGTTTCACACAGCTAAATATTGCTTCaatgtacataagaaaaataataatgtgaTGTGCGACACTTTTCTGTCTCATTCTAGGGTGTAATATCTACAATCAATGGCATGTAAACATAAGTAAGAGCCTCCAAATGCAAATGAAAAAGCAGAGCAGATCATATAATATATGTACAATGGCTGGAGATGAAATACACAAGACTGTTAAAATCACCAGGTGCTTAAAAATGCGTAGAGTTAAAAATCGGCAGATATTAGGAACACAACATTTATAGCAGTACACAATGAAGTTACTCTGTAGGTACACCAGATGCTATAAACCAGGCACAGATCCAAAGGGGTTGGGTGaggtgaggaggagaggggagcagtggagagagagagagagagagagtgtgtgtgtgtgtgtgtgtgtgtgtgtgtgtgtgtgtgtgtgtgtgtgagcacacCTTTGTGGCTTTGAGACAGAGCAAAAAATACAATGCGAcacattttcatttcttattttcagttggACCTTCGAATCCAACATGTGCTTGTTGTAACTTTTTTTCTCTATACAATACAAATATCATTTATATGCTGTTATTGGAACTAACGATCAGAAACAGCCACCCTAGGGCTGGTAAACAGTCTGTAATTAAGAAGAATGATTAACCCATGTCGACTGGCATCAATTGAGGAAAGTAAAGATAACATTCAGCCGCTGTAGCATTTTTTGAACATCTCGGTGCAGGTCACTGAATGCATTGGGACAGCACTTGTGCCCCCTGTAGGTTTTTGTCTAGTGACAGCGAAACATCTTTGCACTGATTAAACTGTAGAAGCTGTACAATTAGCTGTTGTGAATTAGACAGCTTTCACTGCTACAATAAATTTGTCTTGAACACACATTCTCAGGCTTCAAAGATTTTTCAATTCATGGAAACATAACTTATCTTTGGCCCCAGGTTCTCATTACTGTTACTGAGCATAAACAGAAGTATTGTGTCAAAACTTGGATTTGGTAACTAATTTTATTGAGAATACACAAAAATGTAAGTCGCAAATATGTCAAAATTTGATGAATGATGATTTATGCAATGCTCAGATTTTGAATTCTGCAATGTAGCAAAAATACAATGGTCATTTAAGTGAGATAAGAAAAAACCAAGATGGCAAGGTAAGTAGATAAGCCACAAAAATATACAGGCAGAGCATGGATGTATATAGCCGGAGATCAGGATCGGTGGAGGAAGTATGGAATGGGTCTTCATCCAGCAGTTCCTAAGACCTGTCTTAGGAACACGGCATTTCCATTGCGAAACTTTTTGTCTCCCTTGAGCAAAGAGCACCCACTGTGCAAGACCTGCAAGTAtggagtacttttaatattttgggagACGAAAGGTGACTTGCTAGTAGTCATACAGTCCCAGTTCTGACCCAGCTAAAAACGTGTAATACCAAGCCTTGAATCATTTTCTTAATATAAAGGCACCTGACAACACTTTATTTTAACCACTGTGAGagctgcgggggagggggggggggggggggcgccttacCCCAGCATACGGGCATCCTTGCTTCCCAGAAGAcagcaactgccaacaagactgaATATACCGTAGTCCCAGTGCCGATGATCATAATCAAAAGCAAATTCTTGTTCAGCATTTAAAACTTCCGAATTTGTAAGCACTGTCACTTCTTCATATATTTCTCATTGAGGCAGATAGAATGGATAAAAGTACGTCAAACTCAATATTAATCACACTGTGATCTCATCATAAAATGCATACAGAGTTATGAAAAATCCATTTATCATCACCAGAAATGCATGATACTATACGTAAAAATCATTGGAAGGACTTCTGCATTTAAAGCCtttaaaacaaaatttgtaaaGTTATAATTGATGGCCATGAGAGCTCATTATGGTGTATACCCTGCACGATGCCTCCTCCGGTACCTGTTTCCCACAGATCCACAGAGATAGCAGCACAGAAAACAATGTTTCCTGGGCATTCTTGAGCTGCTCAAGCAAACAAAAATCCCATTCCCATGTGCAAGCAAGAATTCATTTAACAGTGTTATACATTTCAACTGCTATTAAGGAACCATACATAAGCACCAGCAGCAGAATGGTAATTTTTGTTTTGTGGTACTAAATAAAAACAAGTAAGAATGAGAACAAGTTCTTAAATTAAATTCACCAGTGAAATTTCTTTTATTACTGAAAATCACAGGTATGTTAGACTGTAGGACATGGTGTGTCAACAAGGGAATAGATACtaacataaataattttcttctcacatctacaaacaacagagggatagtTGAGATTAAAGCTATCAATGCAGTTGTACATTCATATACAACTAGTTAGCACTCAGCTTACAGTAAGGGATTTTTCCCAGAGATAGAAAGGCACATCAACAGCTTAcataactgtccagaatattcacTGAATATTGTTTCCTAAGACATTAACACAAGTCTTCACAGTTCACTGAACTGTGTTTTTGTTCCAAGCTGTTCTGTCTActtgtaaataaaatataaaagctTCGTTGTTTACCATTTAGTTTGTAACTGTTCTGTCAGATTTATCATTTACTTCTGGTCTCACAATCAGCTTGAAGTTTCCAGTTTGGAAAAACTAATCCCACACTGACAGCAtaatgagaaaaccacattacccATTACTAAGCAAAGTAATAGGATCTTTCTATATgaccacagacatacacacaaaaaaacattattttgtcaACAATATTAACCACAAATGATGAGAAAGAAGCCAATATCTCTGATACTCTGCATTCACTTACGGTACTGTAAGTTTTTTCTCAAAGCtttcttattttttatgtttaatctGAAAACATAAAAGTATCAAAAATACTTCAACAGCATACGTGATAGAACTGACTACTTCAGTCATAATGCTAAATAGTGTAACAAACCACACTCTACACTATATGTTCGTACAATAAAAGTCTTATATGGGCACAGGCACAACTGGTATTACACAATAATGCAACACAGTTCCATTACACAGAAGCAATTTGATGCATTTgtgtttcttcctttattttcacaAATCTGCAAACTTTCTCTCTATTACTGTTACGCATATTCTTACACAGCTGTCAACAATCCAATGTTCTGTAGCACATATAGGGAAGgatggtacatactaaatttctCAAAACAATCTTGATTAGAATATAAATATCTGTTTAAATTAACAGATAATAAAGACAGCTGACAAATATTTCACTTATTCAACTTTTCTGGTAACAGAAGTGAGATCAAAAAATTATACAATATTCTTACTTAAATTGTAATTTCATGGACAATTCTTatcacaaattacattatttattaagCATATCACATAAAGCATAACATTTTGATGTGGATTTCACTAATTGAATCTACAAGTCGGTATCAAATTGGGAATAGCTATGTGTCACAATTTGGTTGTGATTTTAATTAATAGTgtagcattttaaattttgtgtgtgtgagtaAGAAGGGGGGAGGGGTAGAAGTATGAGGGAGAAGGTGGAGATTCCACAAAATTAGGGGCATAATTTACACATAGCACCAACTATGCTTGGGTGTGCACAAAAACTGGTAAATAACTGTAGCTTTAGTACGAATAAAATTAGAATCTGTTGAACCTCCACTATTCCTTCCTTTACTCAGTCACTGTACAAACTTCTACACTAATATCTTTAATCTTCAATTACAATCCGGCAGTCCTGGTCTTCTAAAATTATACGCACAACCTAACCGTCATCATGCAAATTCAAACCAATATTCGTCCACCCTTcccttttttgggggggagggaaggagaagaGTGAAACAGTGAAAAATACCTAATTCCATAACAGCAGGGcctaaatctggaaagggaaaattGCCAAATCATTTCCTGTACCATGCGAAGAACCCTATACTGTGAATGAAAGTTACACATGTAAAACATCAAACCCATTACAGATAATGCATGAAATCATATAACGGGCTCGTATTATTCTCACGTACTTCTTTCTCAAACATCCTTTAGTGTAGATGTTACTGCAACCAATGATAAAACAGATATAAATAAAGTCATGATAGAAGGATGGGTATTATTTGCAAATATTCATATAGTACTGCGTCTGACTGACGTTTACAAATATCTTGCTTGCAATATCGGTATGTCAGAAACATAGGAACAGAATTCCCCATTTTAAAATACATCTTTGTATACAGAAATCACTATATTTCACATGATTCTGATAGATCCTGTATAGTAAAAGGTGCTTTGGAAGGAAACAGATTACCCagtagcctacttacacattttttatggtttgatcaCCATAGCATAAATGTGCTTCAATTTTCCTATGACTCAAGATGTATAGTTACCAACATTTACAGACCAGTTTACACTGAAATGTTGTagaaacaaaaaaatgcacctgtgaAAATGCAGAATACTTGGAAAATATTAAACTCATCACAGGAAAAATTAATTTGCTGTGACTTAAGCAGTGCAATGACATGGGATTTAAACAGGCAAACTTAAGCTGTGTTGGCTGTAGATCTGCAAGGAGTCCAACTCTAGCACAAGCTTCCAGCAACTACTAACAAATACAAATTTAATATCCATTGCATTATTTTCACACACTGAATTCATTATTGTATGAAAACTCTTCCACTGCTCTATTGCAAGGAATGAAATAAAGCTTCACCCATTTAATTTCTATTGCCTTCAAAATTTGTGCAACTTATTTCCTGAAAAAAATTACCACTGCACCAGCAGCTGCAAAATTAGCAGGGCATTAAAAATTTTCAATTGCAACAATGTTTTATACACAGGAATTTAGTCTGATTTTTGCCTTTAGTCATCGACATTAAAGGAAAATACAACATGTAATACAACAATAACTGTACAAAAGTCAGTCGTTAAATGTGGgaacacaaaaaaaattacaggaGTGCTATCAACCACATAATAAAGTTCGACCCCAAAGAGATGACACAAAGTCAGCAGGCGTCAATAATGTCCTTCCTGCACATAACTTAACAGTCTCCTAGGCAGGGGTAGTTTCTGTATATTGTCAACCCTGGTGTACTGTCTTATAACGAACCTGCAGAGGTACTGAAGAGATCGTACTTGCGTGAAGCGAGATACAGGCTTCACCAAGCGAACAGGAAATGCAGGGTATCCCGGAGCACGAGGGCGAGAATAACAGAAAACAGCTGATTCTGAATATGTCATAGAATGTGCAATTAGTTCAGAGATACTTGGAAACCCTTCACGTCCAGGATTTGCGTAGAAACTAAATACTCCATGGCTGTGCTCAATTCTGGCATGAAACGTCTTGCCTGCGCTGCGGAAACTGACACTTAGCAAGTAGCGGTCCGCAGACGAATCTCTAACAAGGAACGAACCATCAGGTGCATCCAATAGCTTTTCTTCTGCCTCTTCTCGTGTAATTGGGCCCCAGTACCACCCGTACTTTGCCAGCTCGAACAGCTCACCTGTTAGACTACGAGGGCTAGCCAAGCACTCACTCTCCGTTTCAGTTTCGCTCTGAGCTCCATTCTCATTCTCCAATCTCAGTataagctgttgttgttgtccAGTGTCAGTTCCCGACCCTCCAGAATGGTCATCTCCGTCGGCTGAACAATCATCGTTGTCTTGTGATGTACGTTTCTTGACTAAGGGACAAACAGAACTTCCTCCCCACTGGCTAGCTTGTTGTGTTGACGTCTGGGAGGCACTCGACTCGCACTGCTGTGGAATTCCATTATTCGTCACTACTTGTATATGATTCAATTCTCCTACAACACGCAGAGGGTCCACTTTATCCGACACACACTCATCACTAGTTGAAGAATCGTGTAAACTACGAGCATAAAGTGTAGATGGATCTATGCCTCGAACTGCTTGCTTAGGCTTACTTTTCACCGTCCTTCCAACACTAGACTTTAAGCGAAATTTTTTCTTAAAGCTTTTCAATATACTCGGCTTATCGTTTGAAGAATTATTCTTGCACTGACACCGCGCACTCTCCTTTATCAAAGACGAGTCAGTCTTTGAACATTTTAGAGCAGATATCTGTGATTCGCCATTTTCCTCTTCTTGCACTTCACAGCACCCGGgagttttgtttacattttgccGGCCGCTTCGCCTAATTAAAGAATTTTTCAACTGACTTAAATTCATTTTTGCACTGAGATCAGCTAACTATCTCCCATATATAGGACAACATTCCTCGTCTACATCAACAGTACCCATAATTCACTATGAACTGAGACATAAGACCCCTGCTGTCCAGAGATGCACGCACTAAGTGTGAGACAGAAATATCGTTGTGTACATTTTGAGACTGCCTGTAGAGCAACTGTAACCGCTCAGTAG
This genomic interval from Schistocerca cancellata isolate TAMUIC-IGC-003103 chromosome 3, iqSchCanc2.1, whole genome shotgun sequence contains the following:
- the LOC126176017 gene encoding suppressor of cytokine signaling 4-like — its product is MNLSQLKNSLIRRSGRQNVNKTPGCCEVQEEENGESQISALKCSKTDSSLIKESARCQCKNNSSNDKPSILKSFKKKFRLKSSVGRTVKSKPKQAVRGIDPSTLYARSLHDSSTSDECVSDKVDPLRVVGELNHIQVVTNNGIPQQCESSASQTSTQQASQWGGSSVCPLVKKRTSQDNDDCSADGDDHSGGSGTDTGQQQQLILRLENENGAQSETETESECLASPRSLTGELFELAKYGWYWGPITREEAEEKLLDAPDGSFLVRDSSADRYLLSVSFRSAGKTFHARIEHSHGVFSFYANPGREGFPSISELIAHSMTYSESAVFCYSRPRAPGYPAFPVRLVKPVSRFTQVRSLQYLCRFVIRQYTRVDNIQKLPLPRRLLSYVQEGHY